The Huiozyma naganishii CBS 8797 chromosome 3, complete genome genome contains a region encoding:
- the RPL23B gene encoding 60S ribosomal protein uL14 (similar to Saccharomyces cerevisiae RPL23A (YBL087C) and RPL23B (YER117W); ancestral locus Anc_7.417) — translation MSGNGAQGTKFRISLGLPTGAIMNCADNTGARNLYIIAVKGSGSRLNRLPAASLGDMVMATVKKGKPELRKKVMPAIVVRQAKSWRRKDGVFLYFEDNAGVIANPKGEMKGSAITGPVGKECADLWPRVASNSGVVV, via the exons ATGTCTGGTAACGGTGCTCAAGGTACAAAATTCAGAATTTCA TTAGGTCTACCAACTGGTGCCATCATGAACTGTGCTGACAACACAGGTGCCAGAAACTTGTACATCATTGCTGTCAAGGGTTCTGGTTCCAGATTGAACAGACTACCAGCCGCCTCTCTAGGTGACATGGTTATGGCCACTGTCAAGAAGGGTAAGCCTGAATTGAGAAAGAAGGTCATGCCAGCTATTGTGGTCAGACAAGCCAAGTCctggagaagaaaggaCGGTGTCTTCCTATACTTCGAAGACAACGCCGGTGTCATCGCTAATCCAAAGGGTGAAATGAAGGGTTCTGCCATCACTGGCCCAGTCGGTAAGGAATGTGCTGACTTGTGGCCAAGAGTTGCCTCCAACTCTGGTGTCGTTGTGTAA
- the SLX8 gene encoding SUMO-targeted ubiquitin ligase complex subunit SLX8 (similar to Saccharomyces cerevisiae SLX8 (YER116C); ancestral locus Anc_7.416), translating into MDSSDEDFIPRKRARLVREGALNDDSEASESSTDLGTNDDVPIYQESGSDSESVEVLEERDVDVENFNLDEAFKTTNGNGNGSADSPNAVQEPPMIDLDAEAQQQVVEIPDEDEDARNKDGDVGNDDVTRELRETQQNQKPPQSYKPLREYKCPICFDPPDVAMAAPCGHVFCCECLFNMVNNSRNRGNFGLCALCRSKVDFKRCKMIIVRKNKVSKPV; encoded by the coding sequence ATGGATAGCTCAGATGAAGACTTCATACCGCGCAAGAGGGCAAGGCTAGTGCGGGAAGGAGCTTTGAACGACGATTCTGAAGCATCTGAGTCATCCACCGATTTGGGTACAAACGATGACGTCCCTATATATCAGGAATCCGGTTCCGATTCGGAgtctgttgaagttttAGAAGAGAGGGATGTAGATGTTGAAAACTTTAATTTGGATGAAGCCTTCAAAACGACAAACGGGAACGGGAACGGCTCTGCGGATTCGCCTAATGCGGTGCAGGAACCACCCATGATCGATTTGGACGCAGAGGCACAACAGCAAGTGGTAGAGATACctgatgaggatgaggatgCGCGGAACAAGGATGGGGATGTAGGAAACGACGATGTGACTAGGGAGTTACGAGAGACGCAGCAGAACCAAAAGCCACCTCAATCGTACAAACCACTGAGAGAATACAAGTGTCCAATATGTTTTGATCCACCAGATGTGGCAATGGCAGCTCCGTGTGGCCATGTATTCTGCTGCGAGTGTCTGTTCAACATGGTGAACAACTCCAGAAATAGAGGTAATTTTGGTTTATGCGCTCTCTGCAGATCCAAAGTGGACTTCAAACGATGTAAAATGATAATTGTAAGGAAGAATAAAGTGAGCAAGCCGGTTTAG
- the BOI2 gene encoding Boi2p (similar to Saccharomyces cerevisiae BOI1 (YBL085W) and BOI2 (YER114C); ancestral locus Anc_7.413): MSAKLSNMLSEIDTSVSGNFSRDSLNDGNITGQSTPRIFPIYICINEYLKRMEDELNMKPGDKIQVITDDEEYNDGWYFGKNLRTKEEGLYPVVFTQVISTERKPTLMRAKSLKRMNSPSTPNEGSDISASFNGSLNNHSTNISTSSHNNGEDGLTSLVSRMTTSGEFSTPKSLRMADSSPTKKTGTIRDEIFKNDPQNDKLDRKVSVKSTMSDIDKAIDDFQFEPAGESTNGPSNPTSLVNLNDDSVSSSFVNSTLFSSTADLNLANRPPTSATPPIGEQSKNTNANHDRISVANAADWTPEEVSQYFMQCGFDQQSSSMFKQHKISGKILLELELVHLKELDVNSFGTRFEMFKEIESLKQQVKALQENVNQDFGVAKTPSFGVDSGNPMSRELMPPAFVDYRAQSSDTIPSSNASTPTISVTKSSKKEKSRPTSLVLNNQTPRNVSSSTMPLDIVDEIADPSMFVSPRRAPKPPSYPSPVQPPKSPMIKSAGSNKSNSTPLLNSNKSYSPPSLYQSSANKSGPPNNDKESVGPEALTIRTPSVKQSLRIPESDPAGLHTQNDDASTNGRPSSSVYDNASVEEALEEMKLQDATPDDDEDPRKVKRNSSMRSYFSKNQDKRASSTSGSLKRSSSFTLKKKNGLLTSPFKQQFTDSANRNAAEDRNISKTKEDPRSPPKKNKFRSVSAKESPANQPVDAARKILEGDKSKRSVSEAMKNKSLRTMATRAPPKKLQTTAFTEGLRTISVKDAMKTAGFSGWMSKKGSGTMSTWKTRFFTLEGTRLSYFASTTDTRERGLIDVTGYRVVPAKEDDKFVSLYAASTGKGRYCFKLLPPQPGSKKGLTFTQPRVHYFAVDTKEEMRGWMAHLIKTTIDIDTSVPVISSYSTPTVSLSKAKEMLAEARAETKLREKERLINDDEEDEGKKLWDQQHQNSKLRSQQRKQEKFAKGSTPNSSTETVTNTVTNTSAGSNGFASPYLLASGMSPDISRVPGSRTPHTKDKKLEGDYFGSSLADEQN, from the coding sequence ATGAGTGCAAAATTATCCAACATGCTATCAGAGATTGATACGAGCGTATCCGGGAATTTTTCAAGGGACTCACTCAATGACGGGAATATAACAGGTCAAAGTACTCCAAGGATATTCcccatatatatatgcatcaatgaatatttgaaaagaatGGAGGATGAGCTGAATATGAAACCAGGTGATAAGATTCAAGTTATCACGGACGATGAGGAATACAACGATGGTTGGTACTTTGGGAAAAACTTGAGgacaaaggaggaagggTTATACCCGGTGGTGTTTACCCAGGTTATAAGCACAGAGAGGAAACCGACTTTGATGAGAGccaaatctttgaaaagaatgaACAGTCCTTCGACGCCGAATGAGGGCAGTGACATATCGGCAAGCTTCAACGGGTCGCTCAATAACCACAGCACTAATATCAGTACGTCCAGTCATAACAACGGTGAGGACGGTTTAACATCCCTAGTGTCAAGGATGACTACGAGTGGGGAGTTCTCTACGCCGAAATCATTGAGAATGGCAGACTCTTCcccaacaaagaaaacaggCACCATCCGTGACGAAATATTCAAGAATGACCCGCAAAATGATAAGCTGGACAGGAAAGTGTCGGTGAAGAGCACAATGAGTGATATTGACAAAGCCATTGACGATTTCCAATTTGAACCAGCAGGAGAATCGACGAACGGCCCAAGCAACCCTACTTCACTGGTCAATCTGAATGATGATTCCGTTTCATCCAGTTTTGTAAACAGTACCCTATTTTCAAGCACGGCTGATTTGAATCTGGCTAACAGACCGCCTACTTCTGCGACGCCCCCCATCGGAGAGCAGTCCAAAAACACAAATGCTAATCATGACAGGATATCTGTTGCAAATGCCGCTGACTGGACTCCAGAAGAAGTCTCTCAATACTTTATGCAATGTGGCTTTGATCAACAATCATCTTCGATGTTCAAACAACACAAAATTTCGGGTAAGATTTTACTTGAATTGGAATTGGTGCATCTGAAGGAACTAGACGTCAACTCTTTTGGGACGAGATTTGAAAtgttcaaagaaattgagTCTTTGAAGCAGCAGGTAAAGGCTCTACAGGAGAATGTGAATCAAGATTTCGGCGTTGCTAAAACCCCTAGTTTTGGTGTGGACTCTGGAAATCCAATGTCGAGAGAATTAATGCCACCAGCTTTTGTCGATTACCGAGCCCAAAGTTCGGATACTATACCGTCTTCCAATGCGTCGACTCCAACCATATCAGTAACGAAATcgtcaaaaaaagagaaatcGCGCCCGACTTCCTTAGTTTTGAACAATCAAACGCCAAGAAATGTCTCGTCCAGTACCATGCCTTTAGACATTGTTGACGAAATAGCTGATCCTAGCATGTTCGTCTCTCCAAGGAGAGCACCAAAACCGCCATCTTATCCAAGTCCAGTTCAACCTCCAAAATCTCCAATGATCAAATCAGCAGGCTCTAATAAGTCGAACTCGACGCCTCTACTGAATTCTAATAAGTCTTATTCGCCACCTTCCCTGTACCAATCATCAGCGAACAAAAGCGGTCCACCAAACAATGATAAGGAAAGTGTTGGGCCAGAAGCATTAACAATTAGGACACCTTCAGTAAAACAGAGTTTGCGAATACCCGAAAGTGATCCTGCTGGACTCCATACTCAGAATGACGATGCTAGTACTAATGGCAGACCCAGCTCGAGTGTTTACGATAATGCGtccgttgaagaagctTTGGAAGAGATGAAGTTGCAGGACGCAACGccagatgatgatgaagatcCGAGAAAAGTTAAGAGGAATTCCTCTATGCGTTCATACTTTTCGAAGAATCAAGATAAGAGAGCTAGTAGTACTTCTGGgtctttgaagagaagCAGTTCATTCACTctcaagaagaaaaatggtCTGCTAACAAGTCCATTCAAGCAACAATTCACCGATAGTGCAAACAGGAACGCTGCAGAGGATAGAAACATTTCGAAGACAAAAGAAGATCCAAGGTCGCCACCtaagaaaaataaattcAGATCTGTCAGTGCCAAGGAGTCACCGGCAAACCAACCTGTCGATGCTGCGAGAAAGATTCTGGAAGGCGACAAATCGAAGAGATCGGTGAGCGAGGCAATGAAAAACAAATCTCTCCGCACTATGGCCACAAGAGCTCCTCCAAAGAAACTGCAAACAACTGCGTTCACCGAGGGATTGAGAACCATTTCAGTCAAGGATGCGATGAAGACAGCTGGATTCTCTGGCTGGATGAGCAAAAAGGGGAGTGGCACGATGAGCACGTGGAAAACAAGATTCTTCACATTGGAAGGTACCAGACTATCCTATTTTGCCAGTACTACGGACACCAGAGAGCGTGGTCTTATTGATGTGACTGGGTATCGTGTAGTGCCGGCAAAAGAGGACGATAAATTTGTTTCTCTCTACGCCGCATCTACAGGTAAAGGGCGTTATTGTTTCAAATTATTGCCGCCCCAGCCGGGCTCCAAAAAGGGACTAACTTTCACTCAACCCAGGGTACATTATTTTGCTGTCGACACGAAAGAGGAAATGAGAGGATGGATGGCGCATTTAATCAAAACCACCATTGATATAGATACCTCGGTTCCCGTTATCAGTTCGTATAGCACGCCAACCGTATCTCTGTCCAAAGCTAAAGAAATGCTAGCAGAAGCCCGCGCCGAAACTAAGCTGAGAGAAAAGGAAAGGTTGATAaatgacgacgaagaagacgaaggaaaaaaattatgggatcaacaacatcaaaattCAAAGCTACGGTCCCAACAGcgaaaacaagaaaagtttGCTAAAGGAAGTACTCCTAACAGTTCTACAGAAACTGTTACTAACACTGTAACCAATACAAGTGCCGGTTCAAACGGCTTTGCAAGTCCATATCTGTTGGCGTCAGGAATGTCGCCAGATATCAGCCGCGTCCCTGGAAGCCGAACTCCCCATACAAAAGATAAGAAATTGGAAGGCGATTACTTTGGCTCCAGTCTTGCAGatgaacaaaattga
- the TMN3 gene encoding Tmn3p (similar to Saccharomyces cerevisiae YER113C; ancestral locus Anc_7.411): MRDRYKILLVIASVLLFLRGLFSFVNTTNEGWLTPTIYRHGDPVEIIVNKIESDATQLPYGYYDLPFTCPPTVDKKPLHLSLNEVIRGDRKWQSNYELEFGKDTECTVLCARKTNPDGMRSLDKFIKQEYVVQWFIDKELPAATTFISTVDQKKYYGSGFPLGFVDEETGKVYVNNHVMMVIRYHAIDDYNFTIVGFEIYPKSVSDYHCPGASKDYDQYEVVVPEIANEDTFIPFTYSVYWREEFDVEWKDRYNLFFDSGELSGSVSRKFHWISLANSASIAFLMTFIVSLIFIKITGIPNRLETKKESPKASIFVIARNWFYDDRPVMPHLFICIVSMGVHFLFTVIGSLTISCSLNSLHTIRNSVLTMALLFFVLGAFMASFVGGTLLIENNKLIMRRGSLKNVFSNILLFSVVCGSLLPGMVILTAIILNCIIWLHTSTNVLPFATIMKLLFIYFIVCIPLSVLGGSIAANKDSEEYSRLRSDSIKRISRTRANKIMDEDQGTDVRTTRKLKYKVRWQLKKMMLDTVTVVSLLASGIFPFIMIYVELQFVYKSVWYEKTTFYYYYGFLLANIILLCLVICDIAIICSYLMMTVSSKDNSDSWKWKTFQLSSSCAWYMEAYSIYYVFKVLNMRDFSSILISVCYSLLFNALCGLAMGSIGYLASLWFVKRVYRSHFQK; this comes from the coding sequence ATGAGAGATCGTTACAAGATTCTATTGGTAATTGCAAGTGTCCTGCTCTTTCTCCGAGGTCTCTTCTCATTTGTAAACACGACGAATGAGGGGTGGCTGACACCGACAATATACAGGCATGGCGACCCTGTCGAGATAATTGTGAACAAGATTGAGTCAGATGCAACTCAGCTGCCCTACGGGTACTATGACCTACCCTTTACGTGCCCCCCTACAGTTGACAAGAAGCCTTTGCATCTTTCATTGAACGAAGTTATTAGAGGTGATAGGAAGTGGCAGAGTAATTACGAATTAGAATTTGGGAAAGATACCGAATGTACTGTATTGTGTGCAAGAAAGACGAATCCAGATGGTATGAGGAGCCTAGATAAATTTATCAAACAAGAGTATGTTGTTCAATGGTTTATTGATAAGGAGCTACCAGCAGCGACTACCTTCATCTCCACAGTTGATCAGAAAAAGTATTATGGTTCCGGATTTCCATTAGGGTTTGTGGATGAAGAAACTGGTAAGGTTTACGTTAACAACCACGTAATGATGGTTATAAGATACCATGCGATTGATGATTACAATTTCACGATAGTAGGATTTGAAATATACCCGAAATCTGTTTCGGACTACCATTGTCCGGGTGCCTCCAAGGACTACGATCAATATGAGGTGGTGGTTCCTGAAATTGCAAATGAAGATACCTTCATTCCCTTCACTTACTCTGTTTATTGGAGGGAGGAGTTTGACGTAGAGTGGAAGGATCGTTACAATCTGTTTTTCGATTCGGGAGAGTTATCAGGGTCCGTCTCCAGGAAATTTCACTGGATAAGTTTGGCCAACTCCGCCAGTATTGCATTTTTAATGACTTTCATTGTTTCCCTCATTTTTATCAAGATTACTGGCATTCCAAATCGCCTTGAGACGAAAAAAGAATCCCCCAAAGCTTCAATTTTCGTCATCGCAAGGAACTGGTTTTACGACGACAGACCAGTAATGCCCCATCTGTTTATTTGCATAGTTTCTATGGGTGTCCACTTCCTTTTCACCGTTATTGGATCTTTAACAATATCTTGTTCGTTAAACAGTTTGCACACGATAAGAAATTCGGTACTTACGATGGCTCTATTATTTTTCGTTCTCGGTGCATTTATGGCTTCCTTTGTTGGTGGTACTCTGTTAATAGAAAATAATAAGCTGATAATGAGAAGGggttctttgaaaaatgtcttttcaaacatattattattttctGTCGTCTGTGGCTCGTTACTTCCAGGTATGGTGATTCTCACGGCTATCATTTTGAATTGTATTATTTGGCTTCATACCTCCACTAATGTGCTCCCCTTTGCTACCATAATGAAGCTgctttttatttatttcaTTGTTTGCATTCCACTAAGTGTTTTGGGTGGATCAATTGCAGCCAATAAGGACTCTGAAGAGTATTCTCGTTTGAGAAGTGACTCTATAAAAAGGATATCTAGGACACGCGCAAACAAGATCATGGATGAAGACCAAGGGACAGATGTAAGAACCACAAGAAAGTTGAAATATAAAGTAAGATGGCAACTTAAAAAAATGATGCTGGACACCGTGACTGTGGTAAGCTTGTTAGCAAGTGGTATTTTCCCTTTCATTATGATTTATGTTGAACTCCAATTTGTCTACAAATCTGTCTGGTACGAAAAGACCACGTTTTATTACTATTATGGGTTTCTACTTGCCAACATTATACTATTATGCCTTGTCATTTGCGACATAGCAATCATTTGTTCCTATTTGATGATGACTGTATCGAGTAAGGATAATTCAGATTCATGGAAGTGGAAGACTTTCCAACTGTCCAGCAGTTGTGCTTGGTACATGGAGGCCTATTCCATATATTAcgttttcaaagttttgaataTGCGCGACTTCTCATCAATACTCATTTCAGTATGCTACAGTCTACTGTTTAATGCATTATGCGGACTTGCTATGGGATCTATTGGCTATTTGGCATCTCTTTGGTTTGTCAAAAGAGTATATAGGTCTCACTTCCAAAAGTAA
- the LSM4 gene encoding U6 snRNA complex subunit LSM4 (similar to Saccharomyces cerevisiae LSM4 (YER112W); ancestral locus Anc_7.410): MLPLYLLTNAKGQRMSIELKNGEIIEGELNNVDNWMNLTLINVTEHKTRDFGEISAGKQVEMIKLQEIYLKGIYIKYIRLQDDIIDNLRQKINSGNRDGNNKSFRNNKYNNNNNGSGNRGYGGNRRNYNNSNSGNNVKNSGNRRNYNNRRPYQGKPNSNNQQHGPPSSNGMGGYVHYENDAAPVEF, encoded by the coding sequence ATGCTACCGTTATACCTGCTTACCAATGCTAAGGGACAGCGCATGTCCAttgaactgaaaaatgGGGAGATTATTGAAGGTGAACTTAACAACGTTGATAATTGGATGAACTTGACCCTGATTAATGTCACTGAACACAAAACGAGAGATTTCGGGGAAATTTCTGCAGGGAAACAAGTTGAAATGATCAAATTGCAGGAAATTTACTTGAAAGGGATTTATATCAAATACATCAGACTACAAGATGATATCATTGACAACCTGAGACAAAAGATCAATAGTGGTAACAGGGATGGTAACAACAAGAGTTTCAGAAACAACAagtacaacaacaacaacaacggcagCGGCAACAGAGGCTACGGTGGGAATAGAAGgaactacaacaacagtaaCAGCGGTAATAATGTGAAAAACTCCGGCAACAGAAGAAATTATAACAACCGCCGTCCCTACCAGGGCAaaccaaacagcaacaaccaaCAGCATGGGCCTCCAAGCTCCAACGGAATGGGCGGATATGTTCATTATGAAAATGACGCTGCTCCTGTAGAATTTTAA
- the KAP123 gene encoding karyopherin KAP123 (similar to Saccharomyces cerevisiae KAP123 (YER110C); ancestral locus Anc_7.408) — protein MDQQFLAQLEQTLSAIVQPNSAGLKDATKTLQNHFYKEPQTVSALIHILQNSSDDALKQLAGVEARKLIPKCWKALDVQTKASIKTSLLQTAFTESKEIIRHANARVIAAIAAEELESNEWPDLIPSLMQAAASGDAQARQTAIFILLSQLEDYNTALTVYIDDFLNLFSQTINDTTSLEIRSLSAQALNHVSSLIEEQETINPVHATKFTALIPSIVSVLDAAIKAEDVVNAKLIFNCLNDFLLLDSQLTGNTIADLIKLALQIAVNHSIDEDVRVFSIQFITSALSYRKSKILQAKLGPEITVAALKVAAEEIDVEEELNNEDETGENEENTPSLTAIRLLAFASTELPPSHVAAIIVEHLPAMLQSSNSFERRGILMAISVTVTGSPDYILSQFDKIIPATITGLKDSEPIVKLAALKCVHQMTVELQDEVAKFHADYLPLIIDIIDSAKFVVIYHYATVALDGLLEFIAYDAIAKYLDPLMNKLFHMLDTSDSSKLKCAVVSAIGSAAFASGAAFIPYFKTSVQYLEQFIQNCSQIEGMSDDDIELRAMTFENISTMARAVRSETFAEFAEPLVNSAYEAIKTDSARLRESGYAFIANLAKVYGENFGPFLATVLPEIFKTLELDEYQFNFDGDADDLNALAEGTTDEELQNKFTVNTGISYEKEVAAAALSELAIGTKEYFLPYVEQSLKVLNQQVEESYGLRETALNTIWNVVKAVLLASKFVPENYPKGIPTGSYVDENVLLVIKNAREVCMSSLADEFETTMVITIFEDFASMMKKFGSIIITDNGDTSSLETLCVQVLSVLKGEHSCQTIDLEEDVPKDEDMDASETEVTLQDVALEVLVSLSHALGGDFAKIFENMKPTVLSLFHSKSKNKRSSAIGAISEIALGMKEQNPFVQEMLEALVIALTSDKSLEVRGNAAYGVGLLCEYAQFDVSSIYDPILKALYQILNTADQKGLTAEDDEATREIIDRAYSNVCGCVARMALKHENLIPLAQTVPSLISHMPFQTGFEEYTPVFELIMKLYQDSNEVITKETPKIIEIFAAVFTKEKERIQLEQESTLGREENMERLKQFQTEDMKQKVIALLKYLDTTYGGIVAQNAVLAPVIA, from the coding sequence ATGGATCAACAGTTTTTGGCCCAACTTGAGCAGACTTTGAGTGCCATTGTGCAACCAAACTCTGCCGGTCTTAAAGATGCTACCAAGACTTTACAAAATCATTTTTACAAAGAGCCCCAGACTGTTTCTGCCTTGATCCACATTTTGCAGAACAGCTCTGACGATGCGTTGAAGCAATTGGCAGGTGTTGAGGCGAGGAAACTTATTCCAAAATGTTGGAAAGCGCTTGATGTCCAAACGAAGGCATCCATAAAGACATCCCTACTCCAGACTGCCTTCACAGAATCAAAGGAGATTATTCGTCATGCCAACGCTCGTGTGATTGCTGCTATTGCTGCCGAGGAATTGGAGTCCAACGAATGGCCGGATTTGATTCCAAGTTTGATGCAAGCTGCTGCCAGTGGTGATGCTCAGGCCAGGCAGACAGCCATTTTCATCTTGCTATCTCAGCTTGAGGATTACAACACAGCTCTAACTGTGTACATCGATGACTTTTTGAACCTGTTTAGCCAAACCATCAATGACACTACATCTCTAGAGATAAGGTCGTTGTCTGCACAGGCTTTGAATCACGTGTCTTCTTTGATTGAGGAGCAAGAAACCATCAACCCTGTTCATGCAACTAAATTCACAGCTTTGATCCCATCTATTGTCTCCGTTTTGGATGCAGCAATCAAGGCCGAAGATGTCGTTAACGCTAAGTTGATCTTCAACTGTTTGAACGACTTCCTATTATTGGACTCCCAATTGACTGGTAATACAATTGCAGACTTGATTAAATTGGCCCTACAAATTGCTGTAAACCACTCTATTGATGAGGATGTCAGAGTTTTCAGTATTCAATTTATCACATCTGCCTTGTCTTATAGGAAATCCAAGATCCTACAAGCTAAGCTAGGTCCAGAAATTACCGTTGCCGCACTAAAAGTTGCAGCTGAAGAAATTgacgttgaagaagaattgaacaatgAGGACGAAACTGGtgaaaacgaagaaaatacCCCATCTCTAACTGCTATCAGGCTATTGGCGTTCGCATCTACAGAACTACCACCTTCTCATGTCGCCGCCATCATTGTTGAACACCTACCAGCTATGTTACAATCTTCCAACTCTTTCGAAAGAAGAGGTATACTTATGGCTATATCTGTTACTGTTACTGGTTCCCCAGACTATATCCTATCTcaatttgataaaattATTCCAGCCACTATTACTGGTCTAAAGGATTCTGAGCCAATTGTAAAACTAGCTGCTTTGAAATGTGTTCACCAAATGACCGTTGAACTACAGGATGAGGTGGCCAAGTTCCATGCTGACTACCTACCACTAATCATTGATATTATTGACTCTGCAAAGTTTGTTGTCATTTACCACTACGCCACTGTTGCACTTGATGGTTTGCTGGAATTCATCGCCTACGACGCGATCGCAAAGTACCTTGACCCATTGATGAACAAGTTGTTCCATATGTTGGATACGAGCGACTCCTCCAAATTGAAGTGTGCTGTTGTCTCCGCTATTGGCTCTGCAGCTTTTGCTTCCGGTGCTGCCTTTATTCCATACTTTAAGACAAGTGTACAATACTTGGAACAATTCATCCAAAACTGTTCTCAAATTGAAGGTATGAGTGACGATGACATTGAATTGAGAGCCATGACCTTTGAAAATATATCTACAATGGCAAGAGCTGTCCGGTCTGAGACATTTGCCGAGTTTGCTGAGCCATTGGTTAACTCTGCGTATGAAGCTATCAAAACTGATTCAGCCAGATTGAGAGAATCCGGGTATGCTTTTATTGCCAACCTGGCAAAGGTATACGGCGAAAACTTTGGGCCATTCTTGGCAACTGTTCTACCCGAAATTTTCAAGACTTTGGAATTGGACGAGTACCAGTTTAACTTTGACGGCGATGCTGATGACCTAAATGCTTTGGCTGAAGGTACCACTGACGAAGAGTTGCAAAACAAGTTCACCGTGAACACCGGTATCTCTTACGAAAAGGAAGTTGCTGCAGCTGCCCTATCTGAATTGGCCATTGGGACCAAGGAATACTTTTTGCCATACGTTGAACAATCATTGAAAGTATTGAatcaacaagttgaagaatcGTACGGTTTAAGGGAAACTGCGTTGAACACTATCTGGAACGTTGTTAAAGCTGTTCTACTAGCTTCCAAATTTGTCCCAGAAAACTATCCAAAGGGCATTCCAACGGGATCTTacgttgatgaaaatgtTTTGCTGGTTATCAAAAATGCAAGAGAGGTTTGTATGAGCAGTTTGGCCGACGAATTTGAAACCACTATGGTTATTActatttttgaagattttgcCAGcatgatgaagaagtttggtAGCATCATTATTACGGATAACGGCGACACATCTTCGCTAGAAACGTTGTGCGTTCAGGTCTTGAGCGTTCTTAAAGGTGAACATTCTTGTCAAACCATTGATTTGGAGGAGGATGTTCCAAAGGATGAGGACATGGACGCCTCTGAAACTGAAGTAACTTTGCAAGATGTTGCTTTGGAGGTTTTGGTTAGCTTGTCTCATGCTCTAGGCGGAGACTTCGccaaaatctttgaaaatatgAAGCCAACTGTTTTGAGTCTATTCCACTCTAAatcaaagaacaagagatcTTCTGCCATCGGTGCCATTTCTGAAATTGCACTAGGTATGAAGGAACAAAATCcatttgttcaagaaatgcTGGAAGCTTTAGTCATCGCGTTGACTTCTGACAAGTCTCTAGAAGTGAGAGGGAATGCGGCATACGGTGTTGGTTTGTTGTGTGAATATGCCCAATTTGACGTCTCTTCCATCTACGACCCAATATTGAAGGCGTTGTATCAAATTTTGAACACCGCTGATCAAAAGGGTCTTACCGCTGAAGACGACGAAGCTACTAGAGAAATCATTGACAGAGCTTACTCCAATGTGTGCGGTTGTGTTGCCAGAATGGCCTTGAAGCACGAAAACTTGATCCCGTTGGCCCAGACTGTTCCCTCCCTAATATCTCACATGCCATTCCAAACtggctttgaagaatataCCCCTGTCTTCGAGTTGATCATGAAGTTGTACCAAGACAGCAACGAGGTAATTACCAAGGAAACACCAAAGATAATTGAAATCTTCGCCGCGGTCTTCaccaaggagaaggagagaattcaactggaacaagAATCTACTCTAGGTAGAGAAGAAAACATGGAAAGATTGAAGCAATTCCAAACTGAGGACATGAAACAAAAAGTCATTGCcttgttgaagtacttggATACGACGTACGGCGGTATCGTTGCTCAAAACGCAGTTTTGGCACCTGTCATTGCATAA